The Silene latifolia isolate original U9 population chromosome Y, ASM4854445v1, whole genome shotgun sequence sequence ATCTTTTCCTTCATTACTCTCCCTTTAATCTAGCAAGGTACTGCCTTTCACAAACTATACGTTTTTATATTGGTAGTAAGTCGTTTAAAGTCGGGATTCGATGTTGGAGTCATCACCAAGCCTAGTGGGTTGTATagggctcgttttgggttatttaTGTGTCAGTTTCTAGTCTCGTTATGGCAAAAACATGCCTCTGGTTTGGGTACGTTTTTGTGATAGAATATTAGTAaatatatgtaatttatttacCGTATATTTGTTAATATTAGTTACCTTAGTTGTATTATCCTATTAGCCTAATTGTAGTTATTTAGTTATTTAGTTCCTAATTAACAGGATACTAACGATTGTATTTATATGCATCTTCTTCATTGAATAAAGATCAACCATTATCTTCCTTTATGGTATCAAATTAGGTTCCGATCTTAACTCGCTTCCGCTCCAACCTAATCGTCTtattcttttttcttcttctacTCTCCGACCTCCCGTCAAACTCAAAGATGACTAATGACACAAATGCTAAGTCGGCTTTGCATCCGGCTCTCACTGTCAATATCATCAGGAACCACATCACCGTCTTATTGGGTATGGACAACGATCAATATCCCCTGTGGGTTGCTCATTTCACAAATCACGCGAAATCGAATCGCGTTCTCCATCACATCATCAAACCAAAAAGCGGATTATCAAAGCCGCCTGTTACTGATGACGAGAGGAAGTTGTGGGAAACCCTCGACGCTACGGTTCTGCAATGGATTTATTCCACCGTCACAAACGAACTTCTAGAAATTATTGTTGAGGATGACACCACCGCTATGAAAACGTGGGATCGTCTTGCCAATATTTTCCAAGATAATCGTAACTCTCGTGCCGTGACGCTGGAACGGGAATTTTCACACATAGAAATGCGTGATTTTCCAAACGCCTCAACCTACTGTCAAAGATTAAAATCCTTGGCCGATCAATTGAAAAATGTTGGTGCTCCGGTAACCGATAGCCGACTTGTTCTTCAAATGATCTCGGGTTTAACTGAGGCCTATAGTAATGTTGGATCG is a genomic window containing:
- the LOC141627992 gene encoding uncharacterized protein LOC141627992, translated to MTNDTNAKSALHPALTVNIIRNHITVLLGMDNDQYPLWVAHFTNHAKSNRVLHHIIKPKSGLSKPPVTDDERKLWETLDATVLQWIYSTVTNELLEIIVEDDTTAMKTWDRLANIFQDNRNSRAVTLEREFSHIEMRDFPNASTYCQRLKSLADQLKNVGAPVTDSRLVLQMISGLTEAYSNVGSIIRQCEPLPDFFQARSMFTLEEAGLAKQSATSAMYAKGSVDSDGAGPPRWLLTVLERVVNMAA